A single Blastococcus colisei DNA region contains:
- a CDS encoding carbohydrate ABC transporter permease, producing MSTRKKVMWWVGGAIIVLYALFPIAWIISISLKAPSDIANGQFAPTNVSWDNYSTILTGNASELFLPALRNSFGICLIATAISCLLAMFAAYAIARLDFPGKRLILSTALAVAIFPVISIVTPLFNVWRQIGLYDTWPGLILPYLSLTLPISIWTMSAFFREIPWEMEQAAQVDGATTWQAFRRVIVPLAAPGVFTTAIIAFFIAWNDFVYGIVLTSTEAARPVPAALGLFSGASQFEDPTGAIAAAAVIVTIPVVVLVLLFQRRIVAGLTNGAVKG from the coding sequence ATGTCCACTCGGAAGAAGGTCATGTGGTGGGTCGGCGGCGCGATCATCGTCCTCTACGCGCTGTTCCCGATCGCCTGGATCATCTCGATCTCGCTCAAGGCGCCGTCGGACATCGCCAACGGCCAGTTCGCGCCCACGAATGTGTCGTGGGACAACTACTCCACGATCCTCACCGGGAACGCCAGTGAACTGTTCCTGCCGGCGCTGCGGAACTCGTTCGGGATCTGCCTGATCGCCACGGCGATCTCGTGTCTGCTCGCGATGTTCGCCGCGTACGCCATCGCCCGGCTGGACTTCCCCGGCAAGCGGCTGATCCTGTCGACGGCGCTCGCGGTGGCGATCTTCCCGGTCATCTCGATCGTGACGCCGCTGTTCAACGTCTGGCGCCAGATCGGGCTGTACGACACCTGGCCGGGGCTCATCCTCCCGTACCTGTCGCTGACCCTTCCCATCTCCATCTGGACCATGTCGGCGTTCTTCCGCGAGATCCCGTGGGAGATGGAGCAGGCCGCCCAGGTCGACGGCGCCACGACCTGGCAGGCGTTCCGCAGGGTGATCGTCCCGCTCGCCGCCCCGGGTGTGTTCACCACGGCGATCATCGCGTTCTTCATCGCCTGGAACGACTTCGTCTACGGCATCGTGCTGACCTCCACCGAAGCGGCGCGACCGGTGCCCGCGGCGCTGGGCCTCTTCAGCGGCGCCTCACAGTTCGAGGACCCGACCGGGGCGATCGCGGCGGCCGCGGTGATCGTCACGATCCCGGTCGTCGTCCTGGTCCTGCTCTTCCAGCGTCGCATCGTCGCCGGCCTGACCAACGGCGCGGTCAAGGGCTGA
- the lspA gene encoding signal peptidase II, with amino-acid sequence MSEQPDPADGPESTPGRRPRTRLLLALAAGILAADLITKLIVVATIEPGEDIRVLGGALYLTNLRNTGAAFSFAEGFTVVFSLVAVAVAVVIVRTARRLFSTAWAVTLGLVLGGALGNLVDRIFRDPGFLRGGVVDFLSVFAPDGSVWPVFNVADSAIVCGGILGVVLALRGIEFDGSRGKDEAAAPDVA; translated from the coding sequence GTGAGCGAGCAGCCCGATCCGGCGGACGGCCCGGAGTCCACCCCTGGGCGCCGGCCGCGGACGCGGCTGCTGCTCGCCCTCGCCGCAGGGATCCTGGCGGCCGACCTGATCACCAAGCTGATCGTCGTGGCGACGATCGAGCCGGGTGAGGACATCCGGGTGCTCGGGGGAGCGCTGTACCTGACCAACCTGCGCAACACCGGGGCGGCCTTCTCCTTCGCCGAGGGCTTCACCGTCGTGTTCTCCCTCGTCGCCGTGGCCGTCGCCGTCGTGATCGTGCGGACGGCGCGGCGGCTGTTCTCCACCGCGTGGGCCGTGACGCTCGGGTTGGTCCTCGGTGGCGCCCTGGGCAACCTGGTCGACCGCATCTTCCGGGACCCGGGCTTCCTGCGCGGCGGAGTGGTCGACTTCCTCTCGGTGTTCGCGCCCGACGGGAGCGTCTGGCCGGTGTTCAACGTCGCCGACTCCGCGATCGTCTGCGGCGGGATCCTCGGGGTCGTCCTCGCGTTGCGCGGCATCGAGTTCGACGGTTCGCGGGGGAAGGACGAGGCGGCGGCCCCCGACGTCGCCTGA
- a CDS encoding ABC transporter ATP-binding protein, translated as MASIEMKNIVKQYGDGFPAVNDVSLDIADGEFMILVGPSGCGKSTLLRMIVGLEDITSGDMVIGGKRVNDLAPRDRNLSMVFQNYALYPHMTVYENIAFPLRLSKTPDDEVRRRVTEASDVLELKDHLERKPANLSGGQRQRVAMGRAIVRQAEAFLFDEPLSNLDAKLRGQMRTEISRLQRRLGITTVYVTHDQTEAMTLGDRVCVLRKGKIQQVASPRELYEQPVNLFVAGFIGSPPMNFLPATPEGSRLRTPFGDIELDEKRAAAVTGRDLLLVGIRPEYFEDASLVDDAKRPLGSIFRARVDVTEWLGDSQYAYIPYEAPEAIQAQLRDLSRELDAEELRTQAIVSIDATSRIREGREAEFWLDSRKVHVFDPESGENLTRDAEAGAELTRLATQDRVEQLEDSQAQTVDAQRGGATATSA; from the coding sequence ATGGCCTCCATCGAGATGAAGAACATCGTCAAGCAGTACGGCGACGGTTTCCCGGCGGTCAACGACGTCAGCCTGGACATCGCCGACGGGGAGTTCATGATCCTCGTCGGCCCGTCCGGCTGCGGCAAATCCACACTGCTCCGGATGATCGTCGGCCTGGAGGACATCACCAGCGGCGACATGGTCATCGGCGGCAAGCGGGTCAACGACCTGGCTCCGCGTGACCGGAACCTGTCGATGGTGTTCCAGAACTACGCGCTCTACCCGCACATGACGGTCTACGAGAACATCGCTTTCCCGCTCCGGCTGTCGAAGACCCCGGACGACGAGGTGCGCCGCCGCGTCACCGAAGCCTCCGACGTCCTCGAACTCAAGGATCACCTCGAGCGCAAGCCGGCCAACCTCTCCGGTGGTCAGCGTCAGCGCGTCGCCATGGGCCGCGCGATCGTCCGGCAGGCCGAGGCGTTCCTGTTCGACGAGCCGCTGTCCAACCTCGATGCCAAGCTCCGCGGGCAGATGCGCACCGAGATCTCCCGGCTGCAGCGCCGCCTGGGCATCACCACCGTCTATGTCACCCACGACCAGACCGAGGCCATGACCCTGGGCGACCGGGTCTGCGTGCTGCGGAAGGGCAAGATCCAGCAGGTCGCCTCCCCGCGCGAGCTCTACGAGCAGCCGGTCAACCTGTTCGTCGCCGGGTTCATCGGCTCCCCGCCGATGAACTTCCTGCCCGCCACCCCGGAGGGCAGCCGGCTCAGGACGCCGTTCGGCGACATCGAACTCGACGAGAAGCGTGCGGCGGCCGTCACCGGCCGCGACCTGCTGCTGGTCGGCATCCGGCCGGAGTACTTCGAGGACGCCTCCCTCGTGGACGACGCCAAGCGGCCGCTCGGCTCGATCTTCCGGGCCCGCGTCGACGTCACCGAGTGGCTCGGTGACTCCCAGTACGCCTACATCCCGTACGAAGCCCCCGAGGCGATCCAGGCCCAGCTGCGCGACCTGTCCCGCGAGCTGGACGCGGAGGAGCTGCGGACGCAGGCGATCGTGTCCATCGACGCGACCAGCCGTATCCGCGAGGGCCGCGAGGCGGAGTTCTGGCTCGACAGCCGGAAGGTGCACGTGTTCGACCCGGAATCGGGGGAGAACCTCACCCGTGACGCCGAGGCCGGTGCCGAGCTCACCCGGCTGGCGACCCAGGACCGCGTCGAGCAGCTCGAGGACTCTCAGGCGCAGACGGTCGACGCGCAGAGGGGCGGGGCCACGGCGACATCGGCCTGA
- a CDS encoding glycoside hydrolase family 13 protein: MGSDAWWREAVVYEVYLRSFADSDGDGTGDLGGLRRRLPYLADLGVDAVWVTPWYPSPMADGGYDVADYCDIDPRFGSLADADALLGEAHALGLRLIIDLVANHTSEQHPWFIAALAAGPGSPERARYFFRDGRAGGGEPPNDWISAFGGPAWTRVREPDGRPGQWYLHLFAPQQPDLDWEHPGVREDFDDILRFWFDRGVDGIRVDAAPAMAKVAGLPDAGHGPGAAFESRSWVGNPHWDVDEVHDILRRWRRIGDSYPGGRFFVTEAVVNGPERLSRYVRPDEMHTSFNFDYLTAPWEAGALRQVIDGTLAALEPVGAPATWVLSSHDETRHVTRFGRAYTGAAFGGAPLPASSSDLTLGRRRARAAALLSLALPGSAYVYQGEELGLPEVEDLPESALQDPTWERSGHTVRGRDGCRVPLPWEGDRPPFGFTADDAEPWLPQPADWAASTVAAQRSDPGSMLALYRTALRLRRGLGGTGMTWRSTEPDVLAFDRGTSFRCVVNLSAEPLALTGPGRVVLSSAPCTEGLPADAAVWLALDDSPGR; the protein is encoded by the coding sequence ATGGGATCGGACGCGTGGTGGCGGGAGGCCGTCGTCTACGAGGTGTACCTCCGGAGCTTCGCCGACTCCGACGGGGACGGGACCGGGGATCTGGGCGGCCTCCGGCGACGGCTGCCGTACCTGGCCGACCTGGGCGTCGACGCCGTCTGGGTGACGCCCTGGTATCCGTCACCGATGGCCGACGGCGGCTACGACGTCGCCGACTACTGCGACATCGACCCGCGCTTCGGCTCCCTCGCGGACGCCGATGCCCTGCTCGGTGAGGCGCACGCGCTCGGACTGCGGCTGATCATCGACCTGGTCGCCAACCACACCTCGGAGCAGCACCCGTGGTTCATCGCCGCGCTCGCAGCCGGACCGGGCTCGCCTGAACGCGCGCGGTACTTCTTCCGCGACGGACGGGCCGGCGGCGGCGAACCACCCAACGACTGGATCAGCGCCTTCGGGGGGCCGGCCTGGACGCGGGTCCGCGAGCCGGACGGGCGCCCGGGGCAGTGGTACCTGCACCTGTTCGCCCCGCAGCAGCCCGACCTCGACTGGGAGCATCCGGGCGTGCGGGAGGACTTCGACGACATCCTCCGGTTCTGGTTCGACCGCGGGGTCGACGGGATCCGGGTGGATGCGGCTCCCGCCATGGCCAAGGTGGCCGGGCTTCCCGACGCCGGGCACGGGCCCGGGGCGGCGTTCGAGTCACGTAGCTGGGTGGGCAACCCGCACTGGGACGTCGACGAGGTGCACGACATCCTCCGGCGCTGGCGGCGCATCGGGGACTCCTATCCGGGCGGCCGGTTCTTCGTGACCGAGGCCGTGGTGAACGGTCCGGAGCGGCTGAGCCGCTACGTGCGCCCGGACGAGATGCACACCAGTTTCAACTTCGACTACTTGACGGCGCCCTGGGAGGCCGGTGCCCTGCGGCAGGTGATCGACGGCACCCTGGCCGCGCTGGAACCCGTCGGTGCGCCGGCGACCTGGGTGCTGTCCAGCCATGACGAGACCCGGCACGTCACCCGCTTCGGGCGCGCGTACACGGGAGCGGCTTTCGGGGGCGCGCCCCTTCCCGCGTCGTCCAGCGACCTCACCCTGGGGCGCCGCCGCGCCCGGGCGGCCGCCCTGCTCTCCCTCGCGCTGCCGGGCTCCGCCTACGTCTACCAGGGGGAGGAACTCGGTCTGCCGGAGGTCGAGGACCTGCCGGAGTCCGCGCTCCAGGACCCGACCTGGGAGCGCTCCGGCCACACCGTCCGCGGTCGGGACGGCTGTCGGGTGCCGTTGCCCTGGGAGGGCGACCGGCCGCCGTTCGGTTTCACGGCGGACGACGCCGAGCCCTGGCTGCCGCAGCCGGCGGACTGGGCGGCGTCTACCGTGGCCGCCCAGCGCTCGGACCCGGGGTCGATGCTCGCCCTGTACCGCACGGCGCTGCGCCTGCGGCGCGGCCTGGGGGGAACGGGCATGACCTGGCGGAGCACGGAGCCCGACGTCCTCGCCTTCGACCGGGGCACGTCGTTCCGCTGCGTCGTGAACCTCTCTGCCGAGCCGCTGGCCCTGACCGGACCGGGTCGGGTCGTCCTGTCCAGCGCCCCGTGCACCGAGGGCCTGCCCGCAGACGCGGCCGTCTGGCTGGCACTCGACGACTCCCCGGGCCGGTGA